In Argiope bruennichi chromosome 4, qqArgBrue1.1, whole genome shotgun sequence, a single window of DNA contains:
- the LOC129965500 gene encoding E3 ubiquitin-protein ligase BRE1B-like isoform X2: protein MATKRPAPDDGSSKNSSNKRVHFEPCRIGPVSTQEEMDMKVLQFQNKKLAERLEQRQRQEADLRQRIEQLEKRQTSDEAVLCVVNRYWNQLNEDLRILLQRFDAETSDEYENRNENEATTSFLAMLGQWDRDELEEKLAQRVQVSTRAVAKVLQAFDRIVQRNQKIMLAVKGDPSSEEEIPSLDDAVRQANVELQNENKNLHLLVTGLHEKHHQMNLKFAEVNDKLAAQEIANAELRNHIEDLEYDLSKTKQREEKLDMHLSECLTKLKAYNLTDSEGKPPVNTVTQAKMEDLQKELEAQKELANNRLMELETLNTQHKESLKLVEKLKMDLQCLPESVVVETTEYKCLQSQFSVLYNESMQLKTMLEETRNLMATSKNTHLRQIEQMESEELALQKKLRTEVIQLEDALAQVRKEYEMLRVEFEQNLAANEQTGPINREMRHLITSLQNHNHQLKGEVQRYKRKLKEMTAELAKLQPLANMHETLANIKEEPSNNSSGSSNSIPMNATVKEEVVVKKEKDDDHFRDEETDMREKGKSDAEIIRELKAQLKKSQEAQKELKLLLDMYKGAPKEQRDKAQLMAAEKKARAEVEELRNQIKKNLDNERKERRKLADEEALKKIKALEDQLQSLQKQLASQKQEEEALLNEMDITGQAFEDMQEQNLRLIQQLREKDDANFKLMSERIKSNQIHKLLREEKSMLTEQVMTFKSQVDAQNLVVRKLEEKESLRQQSSEMQKRKSIESAQSSADLRLHLEKYLSHLKEVQNTVAEKTSALQQEAFKTKRLQEDIISLRREVERGKKFELASTADEVLMEEIREYKEQLTCPSCKVKRKDAVLTKCFHVFCFDCLKTRYETRQRKCPKCNANFGANDFHRLYLA from the exons ATGGCAACAAAACGACCTGCCCCAGATGATGGATCAtctaaaaattcttctaataagCGAGTTCATTTTGAACCCTGTAGAATTGGCCCTGTCTCTACacag GAAGAGATGGATATGAAAGTTcttcagtttcaaaataaaaagcttgCTGAGCGACTTGAACAGCGTCAAAGACAGGAAGCAGATTTAAGGCAACGAATAGAACAACTAGAGAAACGCCAAACTAGTGATGAAGCTGTATTGTGTGTTGTTAATAGATATTGGAATCAG cttaaTGAAGATCTTCGAATATTACTGCAGAGGTTTGATGCTGAAACTTCAgatgaatatgaaaatagaa atgaaaATGAGGCAACTACATCATTTCTTGCAATGCTTGGGCAGTGGGACAGAGATGAGCTAGAAGAAAAATTAGCTCAACGAGTTCAGGTGTCAACTAGAGCTGTTGCTAAAGTATTGCAAGCTTTTGATAGAATTGTTCAGAGaaaccaaaaaattatgcttgctGTTAAGGGAGATCCATCATCTgaag AAGAGATACCCAGTCTGGATGATGCTGTTCGTCAAGCAAATGtagaattacaaaatgaaaataagaacttGCATTTATTAGTCACTGGTCTACATGAAAAGCATCACCAAATGAATCTTAAG TTTGCTGAAGTGAATGATAAATTGGCTGCACAAGAAATAGCAAATGCTGAATTAAGGAACCATATAGAAGATTTAGAATATGATTTATCCAAAACTAAACAACGAGAAGAAAAACTTGATATGCATTTATCTGAATGTCTTACTAAATTGAAAGCTTATAATTTAACTGATAGTGAAGGCAAACCACCTGTCAATACAGTCACTCAAGCTAAG aTGGAAGATTTACAGAAAGAACTAGAAGCACAAAAAGAGCTAGCTAATAACCGTTTGATGGAGCTGGAAACTTTGAATACTCAACATAAAGAATCcttaaaattagttgaaaaacTTAAAATGGAC ctCCAATGCCTTCCTGAAAGTGTCGTAGTTGAAACAACAGAATATAAATGTTTACAATCTCAATTTTCTGTATTGTATAATGAAAGCATGCAACTGAAAACAATGTTAGAAGAAACTCGCAATTTAATGGCTACAAGCAAAAATACACATCTACGTCAAATTGAGCAAATGGAG aGTGAAGAGCTAGCTCTGCAAAAGAAGCTGAGAACAGAAGTCATACAGCTAGAAGATGCTTTAGCTCAAGTTAGAAAGGAATATGAAATGTTACGGGTTGAGTTTGAACAAAATTTAGCTGCAAATGAGCAAactg GTCCTATAAATCGTGAAATGAGACATCTTATAACTAGTCTACAAAATCATAACCATCAACTGAAAGGGGAAGTACaaagatacaaaagaaaattaaaagaaatgactgCAGAATTAGCTAAATTACAG CCTCTTGCAAATATGCATGAAACTCTTGCAAACATTAAAGAGGAGCCATCAAATAACTCCTCAGGATCTTCCAATTCTATTCCTATGAATGCAACAGTAAAAGAGGAAGTagttgttaaaaaagaaaaagatgacgATCATTTTAGAGATGAAGAAACTGATATGAGAGAAAAAGGAAAGTCTGATGCTGAAATTATACGGGAGCTTAAAGCACAATTAAA AAAATCTCAAGAAGCACAAAAGGAACTTAAGCTTCTTTTGGATATGTACAAAGGAGCACCAAAAGAGCAAAGAGATAAAGCTCAG TTAATGGCTGCTGAAAAAAAGGCAAGAGCTGAGGTAGAAGAATTGCGAAAccaaattaagaagaatttagATAATGAACGAAAAGAACGAAGAAAATTAGCAGATGAAGAAGctttgaaaaagataaaagctTTAGAAGATCAACTTCAGTCCTTGCAGAAGCAGTTAGCTTCTCAAAAGCAG gaagaagaagctcttttaaatgaaatggaCATTACTGGGCAAGCCTTTGAAGACATGCAAGAACAAAATCTTCGTCTTATTCAGCAATTACGTGAAAAAGATGATGCTAATTTTAAACTTATGTCAGAG AGGATCAAGTCTAACCAAATTCACAAGTTGTTACGTGAGGAAAAGAGTATGCTAACAGAACAGGTTATGACATTCAAGAGTCAAGTTGATGCACAAAACTTGGTTGTTCGAAAGCTAGAGGAGAAAGAAAG TTTAAGGCAACAGTCATCTGAAATGCAGAAACGAAAGTCCATCGAAAGTGCCCAGTCATCGGCTGATTTAAGATTGCATTTAGAAAAGTACTTATCGCATCTCAAGGAAGTTCAGAATACTGTTGCTGAAAAAACAAGTGCTTTACAACAAGAGGCATTCAAGACCAAGAGACTacag GAAGATATCATCAGCTTAAGGAGGGAAGTTGAAAGAGGAAAGAAGTTTGAGCTTGCTTCTACAGCTGATGAGGTTTTGATGGAGGAAATCAGAGAGTATaag gagcAACTGACATGTCCATCATGCAAAGTGAAGAGAAAAGATGCTGTTTTGACAAAATGTTTCCATGTATTTTgttttgattgtttaaaaactCGTTATGAAACAAGACAAAGAAAATGTCCGAAATGTAATGCTAATTTTGGTGCTAATGACTTCCATCGTTTGTATTTGGCATAA
- the LOC129965500 gene encoding E3 ubiquitin-protein ligase BRE1B-like isoform X1, producing MATKRPAPDDGSSKNSSNKRVHFEPCRIGPVSTQEEMDMKVLQFQNKKLAERLEQRQRQEADLRQRIEQLEKRQTSDEAVLCVVNRYWNQLNEDLRILLQRFDAETSDEYENRNENEATTSFLAMLGQWDRDELEEKLAQRVQVSTRAVAKVLQAFDRIVQRNQKIMLAVKGDPSSEEEIPSLDDAVRQANVELQNENKNLHLLVTGLHEKHHQMNLKFAEVNDKLAAQEIANAELRNHIEDLEYDLSKTKQREEKLDMHLSECLTKLKAYNLTDSEGKPPVNTVTQAKMEDLQKELEAQKELANNRLMELETLNTQHKESLKLVEKLKMDLQCLPESVVVETTEYKCLQSQFSVLYNESMQLKTMLEETRNLMATSKNTHLRQIEQMESEELALQKKLRTEVIQLEDALAQVRKEYEMLRVEFEQNLAANEQTGPINREMRHLITSLQNHNHQLKGEVQRYKRKLKEMTAELAKLQPLANMHETLANIKEEPSNNSSGSSNSIPMNATVKEEVVVKKEKDDDHFRDEETDMREKGKSDAEIIRELKAQLKKSQEAQKELKLLLDMYKGAPKEQRDKAQLMAAEKKARAEVEELRNQIKKNLDNERKERRKLADEEALKKIKALEDQLQSLQKQLASQKQEEEALLNEMDITGQAFEDMQEQNLRLIQQLREKDDANFKLMSERIKSNQIHKLLREEKSMLTEQVMTFKSQVDAQNLVVRKLEEKERLLQTNVATVEKELSLRQQSSEMQKRKSIESAQSSADLRLHLEKYLSHLKEVQNTVAEKTSALQQEAFKTKRLQEDIISLRREVERGKKFELASTADEVLMEEIREYKEQLTCPSCKVKRKDAVLTKCFHVFCFDCLKTRYETRQRKCPKCNANFGANDFHRLYLA from the exons ATGGCAACAAAACGACCTGCCCCAGATGATGGATCAtctaaaaattcttctaataagCGAGTTCATTTTGAACCCTGTAGAATTGGCCCTGTCTCTACacag GAAGAGATGGATATGAAAGTTcttcagtttcaaaataaaaagcttgCTGAGCGACTTGAACAGCGTCAAAGACAGGAAGCAGATTTAAGGCAACGAATAGAACAACTAGAGAAACGCCAAACTAGTGATGAAGCTGTATTGTGTGTTGTTAATAGATATTGGAATCAG cttaaTGAAGATCTTCGAATATTACTGCAGAGGTTTGATGCTGAAACTTCAgatgaatatgaaaatagaa atgaaaATGAGGCAACTACATCATTTCTTGCAATGCTTGGGCAGTGGGACAGAGATGAGCTAGAAGAAAAATTAGCTCAACGAGTTCAGGTGTCAACTAGAGCTGTTGCTAAAGTATTGCAAGCTTTTGATAGAATTGTTCAGAGaaaccaaaaaattatgcttgctGTTAAGGGAGATCCATCATCTgaag AAGAGATACCCAGTCTGGATGATGCTGTTCGTCAAGCAAATGtagaattacaaaatgaaaataagaacttGCATTTATTAGTCACTGGTCTACATGAAAAGCATCACCAAATGAATCTTAAG TTTGCTGAAGTGAATGATAAATTGGCTGCACAAGAAATAGCAAATGCTGAATTAAGGAACCATATAGAAGATTTAGAATATGATTTATCCAAAACTAAACAACGAGAAGAAAAACTTGATATGCATTTATCTGAATGTCTTACTAAATTGAAAGCTTATAATTTAACTGATAGTGAAGGCAAACCACCTGTCAATACAGTCACTCAAGCTAAG aTGGAAGATTTACAGAAAGAACTAGAAGCACAAAAAGAGCTAGCTAATAACCGTTTGATGGAGCTGGAAACTTTGAATACTCAACATAAAGAATCcttaaaattagttgaaaaacTTAAAATGGAC ctCCAATGCCTTCCTGAAAGTGTCGTAGTTGAAACAACAGAATATAAATGTTTACAATCTCAATTTTCTGTATTGTATAATGAAAGCATGCAACTGAAAACAATGTTAGAAGAAACTCGCAATTTAATGGCTACAAGCAAAAATACACATCTACGTCAAATTGAGCAAATGGAG aGTGAAGAGCTAGCTCTGCAAAAGAAGCTGAGAACAGAAGTCATACAGCTAGAAGATGCTTTAGCTCAAGTTAGAAAGGAATATGAAATGTTACGGGTTGAGTTTGAACAAAATTTAGCTGCAAATGAGCAAactg GTCCTATAAATCGTGAAATGAGACATCTTATAACTAGTCTACAAAATCATAACCATCAACTGAAAGGGGAAGTACaaagatacaaaagaaaattaaaagaaatgactgCAGAATTAGCTAAATTACAG CCTCTTGCAAATATGCATGAAACTCTTGCAAACATTAAAGAGGAGCCATCAAATAACTCCTCAGGATCTTCCAATTCTATTCCTATGAATGCAACAGTAAAAGAGGAAGTagttgttaaaaaagaaaaagatgacgATCATTTTAGAGATGAAGAAACTGATATGAGAGAAAAAGGAAAGTCTGATGCTGAAATTATACGGGAGCTTAAAGCACAATTAAA AAAATCTCAAGAAGCACAAAAGGAACTTAAGCTTCTTTTGGATATGTACAAAGGAGCACCAAAAGAGCAAAGAGATAAAGCTCAG TTAATGGCTGCTGAAAAAAAGGCAAGAGCTGAGGTAGAAGAATTGCGAAAccaaattaagaagaatttagATAATGAACGAAAAGAACGAAGAAAATTAGCAGATGAAGAAGctttgaaaaagataaaagctTTAGAAGATCAACTTCAGTCCTTGCAGAAGCAGTTAGCTTCTCAAAAGCAG gaagaagaagctcttttaaatgaaatggaCATTACTGGGCAAGCCTTTGAAGACATGCAAGAACAAAATCTTCGTCTTATTCAGCAATTACGTGAAAAAGATGATGCTAATTTTAAACTTATGTCAGAG AGGATCAAGTCTAACCAAATTCACAAGTTGTTACGTGAGGAAAAGAGTATGCTAACAGAACAGGTTATGACATTCAAGAGTCAAGTTGATGCACAAAACTTGGTTGTTCGAAAGCTAGAGGAGAAAGAAAGGTTATTACAAACTAATGTTGCTACTGTTGAGAAAGAGCTAAG TTTAAGGCAACAGTCATCTGAAATGCAGAAACGAAAGTCCATCGAAAGTGCCCAGTCATCGGCTGATTTAAGATTGCATTTAGAAAAGTACTTATCGCATCTCAAGGAAGTTCAGAATACTGTTGCTGAAAAAACAAGTGCTTTACAACAAGAGGCATTCAAGACCAAGAGACTacag GAAGATATCATCAGCTTAAGGAGGGAAGTTGAAAGAGGAAAGAAGTTTGAGCTTGCTTCTACAGCTGATGAGGTTTTGATGGAGGAAATCAGAGAGTATaag gagcAACTGACATGTCCATCATGCAAAGTGAAGAGAAAAGATGCTGTTTTGACAAAATGTTTCCATGTATTTTgttttgattgtttaaaaactCGTTATGAAACAAGACAAAGAAAATGTCCGAAATGTAATGCTAATTTTGGTGCTAATGACTTCCATCGTTTGTATTTGGCATAA